In Desertifilum tharense IPPAS B-1220, one genomic interval encodes:
- a CDS encoding alpha/beta fold hydrolase, protein MFSPSPLDRLPQKVLNLAEMQLAYLEWNAGSEPLLLLHGLADTGAVWLRVAEALGDRYRIIAPDLRGHGDTSKPKSGYQTKSIIADLNALMAHLGWENAHVVAHSWSAKVAAIWATQQPQRFRSLTLVDPFFINAMPNWLDLTFPFFYRVLPFLKMMGPFASYQQAEQQARQLKQYRGWSPLQQLVFQTSIEQKPDGTWGSKFVKEARNEIFAEVMKVAGLTQALETPCLLLLPEAGLNRTTWQIQPYQTYLKNLKIQKIPGNHWAFLVEPEAFNQAIADFLRQVPPDGGWQSVKEGD, encoded by the coding sequence ATGTTTTCTCCTTCCCCTCTCGATCGTCTACCGCAAAAAGTTCTGAATTTAGCAGAGATGCAACTGGCTTATCTGGAGTGGAACGCCGGAAGCGAACCGTTACTCTTGCTGCATGGTTTGGCAGATACAGGCGCAGTCTGGCTCAGGGTAGCAGAGGCTTTAGGCGATCGCTATCGCATTATTGCCCCAGATTTACGCGGACATGGCGATACAAGCAAGCCTAAAAGCGGCTATCAGACAAAATCTATCATTGCGGATTTGAACGCCTTAATGGCGCACCTAGGCTGGGAAAATGCCCATGTGGTGGCTCATTCCTGGTCGGCAAAAGTCGCAGCAATTTGGGCAACCCAACAACCGCAGCGTTTTCGGTCTCTGACGCTTGTCGATCCGTTTTTTATCAATGCGATGCCCAATTGGCTCGATCTGACCTTTCCCTTCTTCTATCGCGTCTTGCCTTTTCTTAAAATGATGGGGCCGTTTGCTAGCTATCAGCAAGCAGAACAACAAGCCCGCCAACTCAAACAATATCGCGGCTGGAGTCCTTTACAACAATTAGTTTTTCAAACCAGTATTGAACAAAAACCCGATGGAACTTGGGGGAGTAAATTTGTAAAAGAAGCCCGCAATGAAATTTTTGCAGAGGTGATGAAAGTTGCGGGACTTACCCAAGCCTTAGAAACCCCTTGCTTGCTGCTGCTGCCAGAAGCAGGGTTAAACCGTACAACCTGGCAAATTCAACCCTATCAAACCTATTTGAAAAACTTAAAAATTCAGAAAATCCCTGGCAATCATTGGGCTTTTTTGGTTGAACCTGAAGCATTTAATCAAGCGATCGCCGATTTTTTGCGCCAAGTTCCTCCGGATGGGGGATGGCAGTCGGTGAAAGAAGGCGATTAG